AGTTCAGGTTTGCGCCAGTGTTTAATACAATTTTCCCAGAAAAAAAGATGGTCAAGGATTATCAGAAATGATTCACATCTGCTCATAATTTGAACTCCTGAATCCTTCAGAGCCGCAGCAGCCATTTATGGATCATGCCATTCAAGCAAAACAATCACCTGGAGATTTGTCTATGGCTTTTATATGCACAACCGAGGGTATTGACAGAGATGGCTTGTGACAAGTCGTAATCAGAAATGATAAATGTAGTCCAGGTAGCAGATAAACTCGGAGAATTTTGCACTCAATATGCAGTAGCTGCTAATTGTTAGGATGAGCATCCTCATTCTGTGTGAATGAATGAAGAAACATTAGTGCAGTGCAAGTCCTACCATAGATATTTTAATGTTCTGCAAGggacattttaaaataaaatgatagaaTTCGGAAGCCTTAGCGAAACTGAGTTAAGAGAGATCAATTGGAAAGATCAACACTATGATAGGCCAGttaaaaaagttaaacagaTTATTTTGTGGATGGAGTTCAAGAATTAGGCACACATTTTAATTCATACATGATACATTGTAATgcattttcatgtttgtttgtgaATGAAGCTTGGCAAGACTGAAGTTTTAGACGATTGCTGAAGAACATAATGGGTAGCTTATGTGTTCAAATGCATCCATTTAGCTTTTTTTAGCACATCCTACATTagcatgaattgatgaagaagaataagCATCTTAACTTTTGCATAATAAGTATGAATTAAATTATGCATTTTTCACCTCATCAACATTCAGCTTTTGTTAAGCAACAAAATCCTTCAAGCAATATTGTCACTTCAGAAGCAGCCTGATGCCACATCTTTTGATCATGGATCCCCAAATTTTCGGTCACGTCGCCATTGATAATGATGAAAACTAGTGCCCTGCAATagtttcataaaataaataaggaaagGTTAAACAGGATCACCAAACTTCTCCAAACTTAATGATGTAAATGGAATTAGTACACCATCCAAGTCCACCAACAAGCAAATAGACTTGGAGAAACGTTGATATGTCTAGGGATCTCTGAAATAATCAACAAGGGTTTTTTGTTTCAGCAAAAAGCAATTAGTCAAGGGACTTCTATAAATACAAGACTAAGAATATTTCATGGATAAGATTTCATAAGTCAAGCAAATTAATCACTAGACAAACAGAAAAAAAGCCAACCAATACTATTAATTATCACTGTAACAAAATATAGTGAGGTATAAAGTTTTGTAACAATGGTTATATTTAAAACTGATCCGCCCcttcataatttttgttttaaaagatCAAAAACACACATCTCAATCTCCATGTGCTCATTGTCACTTCCAGGAATCAATATATCATGATCCCAACTAGCATAGGTGGGGAAAATCAGAAGAAGAGCAGGTCCAATACCTTTTTAACCAACTTCTTCcctaaattatatttgtttaggTTTAATGCGGAAATTTGACTCTTAGCAAAGCCTAAACAAGGAAGATGGGATACCTTTCTCTGTTGAACAGACAGCTTTTCTAGCAGCAGCAACTTCAGTAAAAGCTTTGTGGAGAGCATCCTTTGCCACCTTATAGATGATAGCAGATGTTGACCCTTCTTCTGCAAACTTAAGGACATCTAGGAAGAGACTATTGTACCGAGAAGCTACAGAAATTTTATCAGTATGCAGAAGCTCTGGAGGTTTGTACGATATTGCACCATTTTTAGCAATCTGCTTCCATCTTTTCAAAAAGTAGTAATCGGGAAGCTTACAAAAACCAAGAATAGAAAATACTCGTAAGGCATGCCTACATAGGATGCCTGAGAAGGTAAACATACCACAGGTACAGGCAGCATGCATATTGGGAACATCAAAGGAGACAAAGAAGGATTTCTGGATGCTGCCTCCTTTTAAAGATACTCTGTATGTACAAATTGTTCCGTCCTCAATTTTATCAGAAAGATAAGCAAAAGACTGGATAAACTCTTCCTGGAAAATGGCAAATATGGTCTTAGTGTAAGTCAATGCTGCTTGTTTCTCCATGGGTGATCCAGTTTTCAATATGGGTGAACCACACATACTGGTGAAATCCTCTTTTACTTCTTTCTCTAACTGACCATACATAGCTTGATCAAATTTCACAATGAACTCTCTCAAGTTAgcatttttttcaaagtttCTTTTAAAGAATTTCTTCATGCTTTCAGCTCTTTGAAATGGTGATACTTCCGCAAAGAATGTGCTCTTCAGGTAAACTCTTGCCCATTGCTGCCGAACTTCGTATAATGATTGCATCCACACGTTATCCCTCAGACCATATTTAGAAAGAATTGCTTCCCAATCTGATTCAAAATCTTCAATTGTCTGTGACTCATCAATACATTTCTTAAGTTCTTGCTTGAAAGTGGACCGAGCTACTTTATCAGAACAGATATCAGGCAACTTCTCCTTACATTTGCTCAAGATACGCCACTTGCAAAACCGATGACATGAGCTGGAGAAAACCCTTGCTGTGGTTGCTTTCAAAGCACCACTATGCTCACTAACCAATGAAACAGGATGACGCCCATGCATAGCCACCAAAAAGGTCTCAAACAACCAAATTAGTGAAGCAGTTGTGTCATCGACAACTAAAGCACATCCAAAAACAACAGGCTGCAAATGATGATTGTATCCTGTAAAGGCTGCAAACGGCAACATCTGTTTGTTGTCCTTGTATGAGGTGTCAAACATGACAACATCACCAAAATAACTGTAAGATTCCCGAGCTTTTGCATTAGCCCAGAAAACATTGGTTAGATGATCATTTCCATCAACCTGCACGGAATAGAAAAATGCCGGGTTCTTTGACTGCTGCGTCTTCAAATACTCCAACAACCCAAATGACTCACCCCCTCCCAAAA
This region of Dioscorea cayenensis subsp. rotundata cultivar TDr96_F1 unplaced genomic scaffold, TDr96_F1_v2_PseudoChromosome.rev07_lg8_w22 25.fasta BLBR01001073.1, whole genome shotgun sequence genomic DNA includes:
- the LOC120255560 gene encoding protein FAR1-RELATED SEQUENCE 5-like, with protein sequence MEKWVVSKFIPEHSHPFVDDVKVEKVKKRRQVPVIPAEFSSMFEGLSRDGGNEISLDSVLGGGESFGLLEYLKTQQSKNPAFFYSVQVDGNDHLTNVFWANAKARESYSYFGDVVMFDTSYKDNKQMLPFAAFTGYNHHLQPVVFGCALVVDDTTASLIWLFETFLVAMHGRHPVSLVSEHSGALKATTARVFSSSCHRFCKWRILSKCKEKLPDICSDKVARSTFKQELKKCIDESQTIEDFESDWEAILSKYGLRDNVWMQSLYEVRQQWARVYLKSTFFAEVSPFQRAESMKKFFKRNFEKNANLREFIVKFDQAMYGQLEKEVKEDFTSMCGSPILKTGSPMEKQAALTYTKTIFAIFQEEFIQSFAYLSDKIEDGTICTYRVSLKGGSIQKSFFVSFDVPNMHAACTCGMFTFSGILCRHALRVFSILGFCKLPDYYFLKRWKQIAKNGAISYKPPELLHTDKISVASRYNSLFLDVLKFAEEGSTSAIIYKVAKDALHKAFTEVAAARKAVCSTEKGH